From Chloracidobacterium sp. N, the proteins below share one genomic window:
- a CDS encoding acetate/propionate family kinase has protein sequence MNILVLNCGSSSVKFQIIATDVDAIEHNADRRLASGIIERIGGEAVLTFRVDGKVSRQTAPVRDHRQAVEQILRWACSGESGITEVQSVADIHAIGHRVVHGGECFTHSTLITDEVIRGIEACIDLAPLHNPANLKGIRAGAEVFGPGFPQVAVFDTAFHQTLNEVAYLYALPYQLYRRHRLRRYGFHGTSFRYVAFRYRQLTGKSREETNIVALHLGNGCSACAIRAGASVDTSMGYTPLEGLMMGTRAGDIDPSIVDFLEMKEGFTAREIEALLNKQSGLLGVSGLTNDMRDLLDEIHEHDDRRAKLAVAMFCYRARKYIGAYLAAMGGADAVVFTGGIGENAAEVRTRICEGLEWFGLELDPAQNQALVNRKEGVISRAGSRLAAYVIPTDEELLIARDTARCVAGVPNPY, from the coding sequence ATGAACATTCTCGTTCTCAACTGCGGCAGTTCGTCGGTCAAGTTTCAAATCATTGCCACCGACGTGGACGCCATCGAGCACAATGCCGACCGCCGGTTGGCTTCCGGCATCATCGAACGCATCGGCGGTGAGGCCGTGCTGACCTTCCGCGTGGACGGCAAGGTTTCACGCCAAACCGCCCCGGTCCGCGACCATCGTCAGGCCGTCGAACAAATCCTGCGCTGGGCCTGTTCCGGCGAATCAGGGATTACGGAAGTCCAGAGCGTTGCGGACATCCACGCCATCGGCCACCGGGTGGTTCACGGTGGCGAATGCTTTACCCACTCGACGCTCATCACGGACGAGGTCATCCGTGGCATCGAGGCCTGCATTGATCTGGCGCCGCTGCACAACCCGGCCAATCTGAAGGGCATTCGGGCCGGGGCGGAAGTGTTCGGTCCCGGCTTTCCCCAAGTGGCTGTCTTTGACACAGCCTTTCATCAAACCCTGAACGAAGTGGCCTATCTCTACGCCCTGCCCTACCAGCTTTATCGGCGGCACAGGCTGCGGCGGTATGGTTTCCACGGAACTTCCTTTCGCTACGTGGCCTTCCGTTACCGCCAACTGACGGGCAAATCGCGCGAGGAAACCAACATCGTCGCGCTCCATCTGGGCAATGGGTGTTCGGCCTGTGCCATCAGGGCCGGGGCGTCGGTGGACACGTCCATGGGCTACACCCCGCTCGAAGGGCTGATGATGGGCACCCGCGCCGGCGACATTGACCCCTCGATTGTGGATTTCCTTGAAATGAAAGAAGGTTTCACGGCGCGGGAAATCGAGGCGTTGCTCAACAAACAGTCGGGGTTGCTGGGTGTTTCCGGGTTGACCAACGACATGCGCGACCTGCTCGATGAAATCCACGAGCATGACGACCGCCGCGCCAAACTGGCGGTGGCGATGTTCTGCTACCGGGCCAGGAAGTACATCGGAGCCTACTTGGCCGCGATGGGCGGCGCAGATGCCGTCGTTTTCACCGGTGGCATCGGGGAAAATGCGGCTGAAGTCCGCACACGCATCTGTGAGGGGCTGGAGTGGTTTGGTCTCGAACTCGACCCGGCGCAAAACCAGGCGCTCGTGAACCGCAAGGAAGGCGTCATCAGCCGCGCAGGGAGCCGTCTGGCGGCCTATGTCATCCCGACCGATGAAGAGTTGCTCATTGCCCGCGACACGGCGCGCTGTGTGGCGGGCGTCCCGAATCCCTACTGA
- a CDS encoding circularly permuted type 2 ATP-grasp protein, translating into MFEDYDVGDFYDEMFLMPGVPRPEAAFLMQTLSLLRDEEILRRQATAEQSLLHLGITFNVYGSQDGIEKIFPFDLIPRVIAAREWAWIEAGLQQRIRALNAFIADVYGEQRILRDGIVPSDLVLTNPAYLEACRGLRPPHDIWCHITGTDLVRDRDGQIYVLEDNLRCPSGVSYVLGNRSVMKYTLPQLFEAATIRPVATYPSKLLETLKRLAPEHLLDPTVVVLTPGVANSAYFEHSFLAQQMGVELVEGRDLVVDGGLVKMRTTRGLKPVDVIYRRIDDTFLDPETFRPDSLLGVPGLMQVYRSGRVALANAPGTGVADDKAIYAYVPDIIRYYLSETPILPNVPTYLCRDPEARAYVLDHLEQLVVKTTGGSGGYGMLVGPASTALERDAFRERILARPEDYIAQPALRLSRVPAIVGDRIEGRHVDLRPYILYGEDIFVLPGGLTRVALRRGSLVVNSSQGGGSKDTWVLADDHDLTRP; encoded by the coding sequence ATGTTCGAGGACTACGACGTTGGCGACTTCTACGACGAGATGTTTCTGATGCCGGGCGTGCCGCGCCCGGAAGCAGCCTTCCTCATGCAAACGCTGTCCCTGCTACGTGATGAGGAAATCCTCCGGCGGCAGGCCACAGCCGAGCAGTCCCTGCTGCACCTGGGCATTACCTTCAATGTCTATGGTAGCCAGGACGGCATCGAGAAAATCTTTCCTTTTGACCTCATTCCCCGTGTCATTGCCGCCCGTGAATGGGCCTGGATTGAAGCCGGTCTCCAGCAGCGGATTCGGGCGCTCAATGCCTTCATCGCCGATGTGTATGGTGAACAGCGGATTCTGCGCGATGGCATCGTCCCCTCTGACCTTGTTCTCACCAATCCGGCGTATCTCGAAGCCTGCCGTGGCTTGCGTCCACCGCACGACATCTGGTGCCACATCACGGGCACCGATCTCGTCCGCGACCGCGACGGGCAAATCTACGTCCTGGAAGACAATCTGCGCTGTCCGTCGGGCGTGTCGTATGTGCTCGGCAACCGCTCGGTGATGAAGTACACGCTGCCACAGCTCTTTGAAGCGGCCACGATTCGCCCGGTGGCGACCTATCCCAGCAAGCTGCTGGAAACGCTCAAGCGGCTGGCGCCAGAGCACCTCCTTGACCCAACCGTGGTCGTGCTGACGCCGGGCGTGGCGAACTCCGCCTACTTCGAGCATTCCTTCCTGGCGCAGCAAATGGGCGTCGAACTGGTGGAAGGGCGCGACCTCGTGGTGGACGGCGGTCTGGTCAAGATGCGGACGACCCGCGGCCTCAAGCCGGTGGATGTCATTTACCGCCGGATTGACGATACGTTTCTCGATCCCGAAACCTTCCGCCCGGATTCCCTGCTGGGCGTCCCGGGCCTGATGCAGGTCTATCGGTCCGGCCGGGTCGCACTGGCGAATGCCCCCGGTACGGGCGTCGCCGACGACAAAGCCATCTACGCCTACGTTCCTGACATCATCCGCTATTACCTGTCCGAAACGCCGATCCTGCCAAACGTGCCGACCTACCTGTGCCGCGACCCGGAAGCGCGGGCTTACGTTCTCGATCATCTGGAGCAGCTTGTGGTCAAAACGACCGGCGGCTCAGGCGGGTACGGCATGCTGGTCGGCCCAGCCTCGACGGCGCTGGAGCGCGATGCCTTCCGGGAACGCATTCTGGCGCGGCCGGAGGACTACATTGCCCAGCCAGCGCTGCGGCTGTCGCGCGTCCCCGCGATTGTGGGCGACCGCATCGAGGGGCGCCATGTGGACCTGCGCCCGTACATCCTCTACGGCGAAGACATCTTCGTGCTGCCCGGCGGACTGACGCGCGTGGCGCTGCGCCGTGGCTCGCTGGTGGTCAACTCCTCGCAGGGCGGCGGCAGCAAGGACACCTGGGTGCTGGCCGATGACCACGATTTGACCCGGCCATAG
- a CDS encoding BsuBI/PstI family type II restriction endonuclease: MLDEHGKMPDVIVHLPEKHWLVLIEAVTSHGPINVKRQHELRELFKRVSDGLVFVTAFPTRRAMARYLSEIAWETEVWVAEAPGHIIHFNGERFPGPYE, translated from the coding sequence GTGCTTGATGAGCATGGCAAAATGCCAGACGTTATCGTTCATTTGCCGGAGAAGCATTGGCTTGTTCTCATCGAGGCCGTCACCAGTCATGGTCCCATCAACGTCAAGCGTCAGCACGAACTCAGGGAGCTGTTCAAAAGAGTCTCGGATGGACTGGTCTTCGTCACCGCCTTCCCTACCCGTCGGGCGATGGCCAGGTATCTCTCCGAAATCGCATGGGAGACCGAGGTTTGGGTCGCAGAAGCGCCAGGTCACATTATCCATTTCAACGGCGAACGCTTTCCTGGTCCGTATGAATGA
- a CDS encoding tetratricopeptide repeat protein gives MRALILLCMTLWPGAPAIAFPALPGAQGAAAPDALAAYNQATQALSAGKYEEAIQLYTQAIERKADFPEAYNWRGFAYRATGRREEARRDFDRAIQLRPNYAKAYELRALTLYELGQYADAIRDYTEAFKLDPKSQSNIGYRGLCYFGLEQYDEAIRDFDAAIKASPREALWFVYRGRAYEAKRDSRRALSDYEQALLLEPNNIRARTARGVALYVQGKYERAIADFDVALRAEPNNQDMLAYRGQAHIELKRFDRAVKDFDELVRLDPNNARGYVGRGFARYQVKDYALAKADFDRALELDPNTGKVFCYRAMTHREMGQPEAADADFRQCFTLDVGQKTVYGKAAEDVAAQLEAATPPPQTAPPRRQPPDDRAEPPDDSAGRRGRPRRVVTGMPPGQDTEPLPDDQPARPASPGRSTPRQDPAPTDPDPLPSGGMTTGGSPSGAVSSIGNTQALAFLRAIRDGNEVRVRQMLQQGMSPNVVAANGMTALMIAADSGYGRIVQALLQAQADVSAVDSQGRTALMYAARTGNIECVTALLSRGGIGVDTQDEEGMTALMHAADRGHRAAVRAILARRPNVNVRSRAGMTAYTLAVRNGDIEIVNAIRAAGGR, from the coding sequence ATGCGTGCCCTGATCCTGCTTTGCATGACCCTGTGGCCTGGCGCTCCGGCCATTGCCTTCCCGGCTCTCCCCGGCGCTCAGGGGGCGGCCGCGCCCGATGCCCTTGCGGCCTACAACCAGGCCACCCAGGCGCTGTCCGCCGGGAAGTATGAAGAAGCCATCCAGTTGTACACCCAGGCCATCGAACGAAAGGCAGATTTCCCGGAAGCGTACAACTGGCGCGGATTTGCCTACCGCGCCACCGGACGGCGCGAAGAAGCGCGCCGGGATTTCGACCGCGCCATCCAGTTACGCCCCAACTACGCCAAAGCCTATGAGCTGCGCGCCCTGACGCTCTACGAGCTTGGCCAGTACGCCGATGCCATCAGGGACTACACCGAAGCGTTCAAACTCGATCCCAAGTCCCAGTCCAATATCGGCTACCGCGGCCTGTGCTATTTCGGGCTGGAGCAGTACGACGAGGCCATCCGTGACTTTGATGCCGCCATCAAGGCCAGCCCTCGTGAAGCGCTCTGGTTTGTCTATCGGGGCCGGGCTTACGAGGCCAAACGCGACAGCCGGCGCGCCCTGTCGGATTATGAGCAGGCATTGCTGCTGGAGCCGAACAACATCCGGGCGCGGACGGCGCGGGGTGTGGCGCTCTATGTGCAGGGGAAGTACGAACGTGCCATCGCTGATTTCGATGTAGCCCTGCGCGCCGAACCAAACAATCAGGACATGCTGGCCTACCGCGGCCAGGCCCACATTGAACTCAAACGCTTCGACCGGGCGGTAAAGGACTTCGACGAGCTCGTGCGCCTCGATCCCAACAACGCGCGCGGCTACGTCGGACGCGGTTTTGCGCGCTACCAGGTCAAGGACTATGCGCTGGCGAAAGCGGATTTTGACCGCGCGCTGGAACTTGACCCCAACACGGGCAAGGTCTTTTGCTACCGCGCCATGACGCACCGTGAGATGGGGCAACCGGAAGCCGCTGATGCCGATTTCAGGCAGTGCTTTACGCTCGATGTCGGGCAGAAGACCGTGTACGGCAAGGCTGCCGAAGATGTGGCCGCACAGCTTGAGGCGGCCACACCACCGCCCCAGACCGCTCCACCACGCCGCCAACCGCCGGATGACCGCGCCGAACCGCCGGACGACTCTGCCGGGCGGCGTGGGCGTCCACGGCGGGTTGTAACCGGGATGCCTCCCGGCCAGGATACCGAGCCACTGCCGGATGACCAGCCGGCGCGTCCGGCTTCGCCGGGGCGTTCCACGCCACGCCAGGACCCTGCCCCAACTGACCCTGACCCGCTGCCCAGCGGTGGGATGACCACCGGTGGCTCCCCGTCCGGCGCGGTATCAAGCATCGGGAACACCCAGGCATTGGCTTTTCTACGGGCGATTCGGGATGGCAACGAAGTGCGCGTGCGGCAGATGCTTCAGCAGGGGATGTCGCCCAACGTGGTGGCGGCCAACGGCATGACGGCGCTGATGATCGCGGCCGATAGTGGTTACGGGCGGATTGTCCAGGCATTGTTGCAGGCGCAGGCCGATGTCAGCGCGGTGGATAGTCAGGGACGAACGGCACTCATGTATGCCGCGCGCACCGGCAACATCGAGTGTGTGACGGCGCTGCTCAGTCGGGGTGGCATCGGGGTTGATACCCAGGATGAAGAAGGCATGACGGCGCTGATGCACGCCGCTGACCGGGGCCACCGGGCGGCCGTACGGGCGATTCTGGCCCGGCGTCCCAACGTCAATGTGCGCAGTCGCGCCGGGATGACGGCCTACACGCTGGCCGTGCGCAACGGCGACATCGAAATCGTCAATGCCATCCGCGCTGCCGGCGGCCGCTGA
- a CDS encoding response regulator has protein sequence MLPTLQKALRFTSRRLMAGFALVVLIIGGLAVACSNLVRQLRAAEARVARSLKILHLTADAREAALRVRLHVRGYVITGKETYVEEASQQVFQIQRILLQLHAEVGDHPSQREYVRQLEQVILEGKDYLDWVIALRRTNREAAFEVVPGPKGNALAERMDQPLEAIVQTEQKQLEAALALARSSAEALEWLILASVGVIAALLVVAYFIVARELDKRRTLLSQLEYARDAALTLARRQSDFLANMSHEIRTPMNGIMGTSELLLRTPLAPNQKDLAETIRYSAESLLVIINDILDFSKIEAGKLDFQVSDFDLRATVEQAVETVAATARKKSLELVTLVYRDVPEQLRGDAGRLRQVLLNLVGNAVKFTDRGEVVVRVTKQAETETHVTLKFSVTDTGIGIPRELQENIFEAFAQVDASRSRRFGGTGLGLAISKRLVQMMGGEIGVESEVGKGSTFWFTATLEKAEAGQPLSTYEMWFGLRALVVDDNTTNRTVLAQLLTDFGMFCEVVASPEEALAALREAVAQGDPFRVALLDAHLPAVDGLSLIQRIRGEKTFDTLACILLTLPPLPDPDEIQRMGATACLAKPVRMMALKEALRTALGKPRPRSPKTNSQETPRPTITTPTSIPRPDVAQPRGAPPQGGQPKTVLLVEDNVINQQVACRMLEILGYQVCVAVNGFEALERLQTQPPDAILMDCHLPEMDGYTATQRIREQERTLGRHVPIIALTANALAGERDRCLAAGMDDYLAKPFRMKDLEEVMQRVLGAASQPTPAAQLEHRTGEIPTENAESEAALLDADAFWIGTGITPGSHGAQQLAQQIIATFQSDVADQMQELRAAMERQDAKEVRAIAHRLYGSAAQLGARRLARALKRLEKAPDASTWAAQLRVVEEVSAATSRAFDEALQRKALVQTPHGWPHG, from the coding sequence ATGTTGCCAACACTTCAAAAAGCCCTTCGCTTTACAAGCCGTCGCCTGATGGCCGGGTTTGCCCTCGTAGTGCTCATCATCGGCGGGCTGGCCGTGGCCTGCTCCAACCTCGTGCGACAGTTGCGCGCAGCCGAAGCCCGGGTGGCGCGCAGTCTGAAAATCCTCCACCTGACTGCCGATGCGCGGGAAGCGGCCCTGCGCGTCCGGCTGCACGTACGGGGCTATGTCATCACCGGCAAAGAGACCTACGTCGAAGAAGCCTCTCAGCAGGTTTTCCAGATACAGCGCATCCTGCTGCAACTCCATGCCGAGGTCGGAGATCATCCCTCCCAACGGGAATACGTCCGGCAACTCGAACAGGTCATACTTGAAGGCAAGGACTACCTGGATTGGGTCATTGCCCTGCGGCGAACCAACCGTGAAGCAGCGTTCGAGGTGGTGCCCGGCCCCAAGGGAAACGCCCTGGCCGAGCGCATGGATCAGCCGCTGGAAGCCATCGTGCAAACCGAGCAAAAGCAGTTGGAAGCGGCGCTGGCGCTGGCGCGCAGCAGTGCCGAAGCCCTGGAGTGGCTCATCCTGGCGAGCGTGGGCGTCATTGCGGCGCTGCTCGTTGTGGCCTATTTCATCGTGGCGCGTGAACTCGACAAGCGCCGCACACTTCTTTCCCAACTCGAATACGCCCGCGACGCCGCCCTGACCCTGGCACGCCGGCAATCCGATTTCCTGGCCAACATGAGCCACGAAATCCGTACGCCGATGAACGGCATCATGGGCACGAGCGAACTGCTCCTGCGTACGCCCCTGGCTCCCAACCAGAAAGACCTGGCTGAAACCATCCGCTACAGCGCCGAATCGCTCCTCGTCATCATCAACGACATTCTCGATTTCTCGAAGATTGAAGCCGGCAAGCTCGATTTCCAAGTGAGCGACTTCGACCTGCGGGCCACTGTGGAGCAGGCCGTCGAGACCGTGGCCGCCACGGCCCGCAAGAAATCCCTTGAACTCGTCACGCTGGTGTACCGCGATGTGCCCGAGCAGCTTCGTGGCGACGCCGGCCGGCTCCGGCAGGTGTTGCTCAACCTCGTGGGCAATGCCGTGAAGTTCACCGACCGGGGCGAAGTCGTCGTGCGGGTGACAAAACAGGCCGAAACCGAAACCCACGTCACCCTGAAGTTTTCCGTAACCGACACCGGGATTGGCATCCCCAGGGAGCTTCAGGAAAACATCTTCGAGGCGTTCGCCCAGGTGGATGCCTCGCGGTCACGCCGTTTCGGCGGGACGGGCCTGGGACTGGCCATTTCCAAACGGCTCGTCCAGATGATGGGCGGCGAGATAGGCGTGGAAAGTGAAGTGGGCAAGGGTTCAACGTTCTGGTTTACCGCCACGCTCGAAAAGGCTGAGGCGGGACAGCCGCTCTCCACCTACGAAATGTGGTTTGGGTTGCGGGCGCTGGTTGTGGACGACAACACCACCAACCGCACGGTGCTGGCGCAACTGCTGACCGACTTTGGCATGTTTTGCGAAGTCGTGGCCAGCCCGGAGGAAGCCCTCGCCGCCCTGCGGGAAGCCGTGGCACAGGGCGATCCATTCCGGGTGGCGCTGCTGGATGCCCACCTGCCGGCCGTGGATGGTCTGTCGCTGATACAACGTATCCGCGGGGAAAAAACCTTTGACACGCTGGCCTGCATTTTGCTCACACTGCCGCCATTGCCCGATCCGGACGAAATCCAGCGGATGGGAGCCACGGCGTGCCTTGCCAAGCCGGTGCGGATGATGGCGCTCAAGGAGGCGCTTCGGACGGCGCTCGGCAAACCACGTCCCCGCTCCCCAAAGACCAACTCGCAGGAAACCCCACGCCCCACCATCACGACACCCACGAGCATACCCCGGCCCGATGTCGCCCAACCCAGGGGCGCCCCCCCCCAGGGCGGCCAGCCGAAAACCGTCCTGCTGGTTGAAGACAATGTCATCAACCAGCAGGTGGCGTGCCGCATGCTGGAAATTCTTGGCTACCAGGTTTGTGTGGCGGTCAATGGATTTGAAGCCCTCGAACGGCTCCAGACCCAGCCACCGGACGCCATCCTGATGGATTGTCATTTGCCCGAAATGGACGGCTACACCGCCACGCAGCGCATTCGGGAGCAGGAACGCACACTGGGACGCCACGTGCCCATCATTGCACTGACGGCCAATGCCTTGGCCGGCGAACGTGACCGCTGCCTGGCCGCCGGGATGGATGACTACCTGGCCAAACCCTTCAGGATGAAAGACCTCGAAGAGGTGATGCAGCGGGTGCTGGGCGCGGCTTCACAGCCGACACCAGCCGCACAGTTGGAACACCGCACCGGAGAAATCCCGACTGAAAACGCGGAAAGTGAGGCCGCCCTGCTGGATGCGGATGCGTTCTGGATTGGCACCGGCATCACCCCCGGAAGCCACGGCGCCCAGCAACTGGCACAGCAGATTATCGCTACGTTTCAGTCCGATGTCGCGGACCAGATGCAGGAACTACGTGCGGCCATGGAACGGCAGGACGCAAAAGAGGTTCGCGCCATTGCCCACCGCCTCTACGGCAGTGCCGCCCAGCTTGGGGCCCGGCGACTGGCGCGGGCCCTCAAACGCCTTGAAAAAGCGCCTGACGCCAGCACATGGGCTGCGCAGTTGCGGGTGGTGGAGGAAGTTTCAGCGGCCACCAGTCGCGCCTTTGATGAAGCCCTCCAACGGAAGGCTCTCGTCCAGACGCCGCATGGCTGGCCGCATGGCTAG
- a CDS encoding WG repeat-containing protein: protein MHHFLHRVLTSVILIGLPAMAATAQEKPRSPKATAARAASEQKTAPTSSTEDMLYWIREDGKFGYIDNTGKVVIPVQYENTFGFREGLAGVRINGKHGYIDRTGRLVVPAVFDMTYAFREGMAWVKQDGKYGYIDKTGKMVIPPQFDDAEDFSEGLAAVKVGNLYGYIDRTGKMVIPPQFSHTHRFMGGVAQVVVDRRTAYIDRTGRVLWVQKDSPKESSREGHEGGKPHKH, encoded by the coding sequence ATGCATCACTTCCTGCATCGTGTACTGACATCGGTCATTCTCATCGGGCTGCCGGCAATGGCCGCCACGGCACAGGAAAAACCCCGTTCCCCCAAAGCTACCGCTGCAAGAGCGGCTTCGGAACAGAAAACGGCGCCAACGTCATCCACGGAAGACATGCTCTACTGGATTCGGGAAGACGGCAAATTTGGCTACATTGACAACACCGGCAAGGTCGTCATTCCCGTCCAGTACGAAAACACCTTTGGCTTCCGGGAAGGGCTGGCCGGAGTACGCATCAACGGCAAGCACGGCTACATTGACCGCACGGGCAGGCTCGTCGTTCCGGCTGTCTTTGATATGACCTATGCTTTCCGGGAAGGGATGGCGTGGGTCAAACAGGACGGCAAATACGGTTACATTGACAAAACCGGCAAGATGGTCATTCCACCGCAGTTTGACGATGCCGAAGACTTTTCCGAGGGACTGGCCGCGGTCAAAGTCGGCAATCTCTACGGCTACATTGACCGCACCGGCAAGATGGTCATTCCGCCCCAGTTTTCCCATACGCACCGCTTCATGGGCGGGGTGGCGCAGGTCGTGGTGGACAGGCGGACGGCCTACATTGACCGCACCGGGCGCGTGCTCTGGGTTCAGAAAGACAGTCCCAAAGAAAGCTCCAGGGAAGGCCACGAAGGCGGAAAGCCGCACAAACACTGA
- the hpnC gene encoding squalene synthase HpnC has protein sequence MSSASPQSSSGAPSLEAAYAYCRRVALGHYENFPVGSLVLPRAVRPHVYAIYAFARAADDFADEGTTPAAQRLANLADWRCQLETCTVGRPTHPVFLALGHTIQTHDLPRQLFHDLLDAFELDVRRARHATFEDLLDYSRCSANPVGRLMLLLFGHRNPVWHEMSDAICTALQLTNFWQDVAVDLRQNRVYLPLDDMTQHGYSETDLHACRHTPAFVNLMSSLAARTEALFERGRPLCGLVPGRFGFELRLIWLGGMHILQALRRIEFNVFERRPTLDLRAKAALALGALRRATFSATTPPTTLQIPT, from the coding sequence GTGTCCTCTGCATCGCCCCAGTCTTCCTCTGGCGCCCCTTCGCTCGAAGCCGCTTATGCGTACTGCCGGCGCGTCGCTCTCGGTCACTATGAAAACTTCCCGGTCGGTTCGCTGGTCCTGCCCAGGGCCGTGCGTCCGCACGTCTATGCCATTTACGCTTTCGCCCGCGCCGCCGACGACTTTGCCGATGAAGGCACGACGCCGGCCGCCCAGCGGCTCGCCAACCTGGCCGACTGGCGCTGCCAGCTTGAAACCTGCACCGTGGGACGCCCCACGCACCCGGTGTTTCTGGCCCTGGGCCACACCATTCAGACCCACGACCTGCCACGGCAGCTTTTCCACGACCTGCTGGATGCCTTTGAACTCGATGTCCGCCGCGCGCGGCACGCGACGTTCGAGGACCTGCTGGACTACAGCCGGTGTTCGGCCAATCCGGTCGGGCGGCTCATGCTGCTGCTGTTCGGCCACCGCAACCCGGTGTGGCACGAGATGTCGGATGCCATCTGCACGGCGCTCCAGCTTACCAACTTCTGGCAGGATGTGGCCGTGGACCTGCGTCAGAACCGGGTGTATCTCCCGCTGGACGACATGACGCAGCACGGATACAGCGAAACCGATTTGCACGCATGCCGCCACACACCGGCCTTTGTGAACCTGATGTCCAGCCTGGCGGCGCGCACCGAGGCGCTGTTTGAGCGCGGCCGCCCCTTATGCGGACTCGTCCCTGGGCGCTTCGGGTTTGAACTGCGCCTTATCTGGCTGGGTGGTATGCATATTCTGCAGGCGCTGCGCCGCATTGAGTTCAACGTTTTTGAGCGGCGACCGACGCTTGACCTGCGCGCCAAAGCGGCCCTGGCTCTGGGTGCCTTGCGCCGGGCAACGTTTTCGGCCACCACCCCACCGACGACGCTTCAGATACCAACCTGA
- the hpnD gene encoding presqualene diphosphate synthase HpnD: MDHTLQPSVTAVAEGITHRSRTNFLYSFLILPRAQRRAIETVYAFCRIVDDIVDGDSVDTTNPQRELDRWRGEIHACFNGQTPRHPVARELKAILQTFPIPEEHFLALIRGMEMDLVRRRYATFAELDEYCYHVASVIGLMCIEIFGYRHASARDYAIHLGKALQLINIVRDVPEDVARGRVYLPLDEMARFGVTEEALRAGVYDEPFIQLAAQQAARARRFRFQAVVALRPEDRPSMVAAEIMATIYFKLLDQMEAMRFNVFHHRPRLSKLQKALIAATLLLKSRLLPFGKE, from the coding sequence ATGGACCATACACTCCAGCCTTCGGTCACGGCTGTTGCGGAAGGCATCACCCACCGTTCACGTACTAACTTCCTCTACTCGTTTCTCATCCTGCCCCGGGCGCAACGGCGTGCCATTGAAACTGTCTATGCGTTTTGCCGCATCGTGGACGACATCGTGGATGGCGACAGTGTGGACACCACCAACCCCCAAAGGGAACTCGACCGCTGGCGCGGCGAAATCCATGCCTGCTTCAACGGACAGACCCCCCGCCATCCGGTAGCCCGCGAACTCAAAGCCATCCTGCAGACCTTTCCCATCCCCGAAGAGCACTTTCTGGCGCTCATCCGTGGCATGGAAATGGACCTGGTGCGCCGCCGCTACGCGACATTTGCGGAACTGGATGAGTATTGCTATCACGTCGCCTCGGTCATCGGGCTGATGTGCATTGAAATCTTCGGCTACCGGCACGCCAGCGCCCGCGACTATGCCATTCATCTGGGCAAGGCGCTCCAGCTGATCAACATCGTCCGGGACGTACCCGAAGATGTGGCCCGGGGGCGGGTCTATCTGCCGCTCGATGAAATGGCCCGGTTTGGCGTGACCGAAGAAGCTTTGCGGGCCGGGGTTTACGACGAACCATTCATCCAGTTGGCGGCACAGCAGGCGGCGCGGGCGCGCCGTTTCCGCTTTCAGGCGGTGGTGGCGCTGCGGCCTGAAGACCGCCCATCCATGGTCGCGGCCGAAATCATGGCGACGATTTACTTCAAACTGCTCGACCAGATGGAGGCGATGCGGTTTAATGTTTTTCACCATCGCCCACGTCTGTCCAAGCTTCAGAAAGCGCTGATTGCGGCAACGCTTTTGCTCAAGTCGCGCCTGTTGCCCTTTGGAAAGGAGTAG